A genomic window from Sporosarcina sp. Marseille-Q4063 includes:
- a CDS encoding DUF2167 domain-containing protein, which translates to MKRLIVLMAILFMVFSTAVNAEEDYEWIEGGTSVDLGDMATIDLDPDFIFLDGKNTQQMAEDYGDYVSGLEIGSIFSMDESQTWSVFFDYEEIGHIKDAAKEKIDAKALLKSYKDGAEEDNKTREPGERFYVTGWDIEPHYDEETHRLTWSLLLEDENNVTFLNYNTLLLTREGNISVVLVTDPENREADKKMLNEQIMSKLEVTAGNRYEDFDKSTDKVSEQGLNALILGGAGLAVAKKVGILGVILVFAKKFGVLIVAGLAALWGFIRKKKKKPISFEQEVVATEEDEEKDPLNK; encoded by the coding sequence GTGAAACGATTGATTGTATTGATGGCTATATTATTTATGGTGTTTAGCACGGCAGTAAATGCGGAAGAAGATTATGAATGGATTGAAGGCGGGACGTCAGTAGACTTAGGGGATATGGCGACGATTGACCTTGATCCGGATTTCATCTTTCTAGACGGAAAAAACACGCAGCAAATGGCGGAGGACTACGGGGATTATGTTTCAGGTCTTGAAATCGGAAGCATTTTTTCAATGGACGAATCTCAAACCTGGTCAGTTTTTTTCGATTATGAAGAAATCGGTCATATTAAAGATGCTGCAAAGGAAAAGATTGATGCCAAAGCTTTATTAAAAAGCTATAAAGACGGCGCCGAAGAAGACAATAAAACCCGTGAACCCGGTGAACGATTCTATGTAACCGGTTGGGATATCGAACCGCATTATGATGAAGAAACGCATAGACTCACATGGTCTTTATTGCTTGAAGACGAAAACAATGTAACTTTTCTAAACTATAATACCCTTCTATTAACAAGAGAAGGAAACATCTCAGTCGTTCTTGTGACCGACCCAGAAAATAGAGAAGCGGATAAGAAGATGTTGAATGAACAAATTATGTCAAAGTTAGAAGTGACAGCTGGCAACAGATATGAAGACTTTGACAAGTCCACCGATAAAGTATCCGAACAAGGTTTGAATGCTTTAATCTTGGGCGGTGCCGGTTTAGCTGTAGCCAAAAAAGTAGGGATTTTAGGGGTCATTCTGGTTTTCGCCAAAAAGTTCGGCGTGTTAATCGTAGCTGGTCTTGCAGCACTTTGGGGATTCATCAGAAAGAAGAAAAAGAAACCCATTTCATTTGAGCAAGAAGTGGTTGCAACAGAGGAAGACGAAGAAAAGGATCCTTTGAATAAATAA
- a CDS encoding malate:quinone oxidoreductase — MSLKNQSMETVKMSKENTTDIILIGAGIMSATLGTLLKELAPDWKITVFEKLVSAGEESSNEWNNAGTGHAALCELNYTSEKPDGTMDISKAVKINEQFQLSMQFWSYLVNSGLISNPEEFIMPLPHMSMVQGEDNVTFLKKRFEALTGNPLFQGMEFSDDPEKLMEWIPLIMQDRKSKEPMAATKIDSGTDVNFGALTRMLFDHLKGQNVDMNYKHEVEDIKRAEDGSWELKVRNGSGKLERHKAKFVFIGGGGGSIHLLQKTGIPESKHIGGFPVSGIFLSCNNPDITAQHHAKVYGKAKVGAPPMSVPHLDTRFIEDKKELLFGPFAGFSPKFLKTGSNMDLITSVKPNNVLTMLAAGAKEMSLTKYLIEQVMLSKEQRIEELRDFIPNAKVEDWDLVVAGQRVQVIKDTVGGKGTLQFGTEVVSAEDGSIAALLGASPGASTAVHVMLEIFNKCFPDHVNEWEPKLKEMIPSYGVSLGQNPKLLEEIHDMTAETLGLKEAASEEETRVKVTN, encoded by the coding sequence ATCTCTTTAAAAAATCAAAGTATGGAGACGGTGAAAATGAGCAAAGAAAATACAACAGATATTATTTTAATAGGCGCCGGGATCATGAGCGCGACTTTGGGGACGCTCTTGAAAGAATTGGCACCTGACTGGAAGATTACTGTTTTTGAGAAACTTGTAAGCGCTGGCGAGGAAAGCTCCAATGAGTGGAATAATGCGGGGACAGGCCACGCAGCATTATGCGAGCTGAACTATACGTCAGAAAAGCCGGACGGGACAATGGATATTAGCAAAGCTGTCAAAATCAATGAGCAGTTTCAGCTGTCCATGCAGTTTTGGTCTTATCTTGTAAACAGCGGGCTAATCAGTAATCCAGAGGAATTCATCATGCCATTGCCGCATATGAGCATGGTGCAAGGGGAAGATAATGTAACGTTTTTGAAGAAACGTTTTGAAGCGTTGACAGGCAATCCTTTATTCCAAGGGATGGAGTTTTCCGATGATCCAGAAAAGCTGATGGAATGGATTCCATTGATCATGCAAGATCGAAAGTCGAAAGAACCGATGGCTGCAACCAAAATAGACTCCGGAACCGACGTTAACTTTGGTGCGTTAACACGCATGTTGTTCGACCACTTAAAGGGTCAAAACGTTGATATGAATTACAAGCATGAAGTTGAAGATATAAAGCGCGCAGAAGACGGCTCATGGGAATTAAAAGTGCGTAACGGCAGCGGGAAACTTGAACGCCATAAAGCAAAATTCGTCTTTATCGGCGGCGGCGGGGGGAGTATTCATTTACTGCAGAAAACCGGCATTCCCGAATCAAAACATATCGGCGGATTCCCGGTGAGCGGGATATTTTTATCATGCAATAATCCGGACATCACCGCACAGCATCATGCAAAAGTATACGGAAAAGCTAAAGTCGGTGCGCCGCCGATGTCTGTTCCGCATCTTGACACAAGATTTATCGAGGATAAAAAAGAATTGCTATTCGGACCGTTCGCTGGCTTCTCGCCGAAGTTTTTGAAAACCGGTTCCAATATGGATTTAATCACTTCGGTAAAACCGAATAACGTTCTGACGATGTTGGCGGCGGGTGCGAAAGAGATGTCGTTGACAAAGTACTTGATCGAACAGGTCATGTTGTCGAAAGAACAGCGTATCGAAGAATTGCGAGATTTCATCCCGAATGCGAAAGTCGAGGATTGGGATCTGGTCGTCGCAGGTCAACGTGTACAAGTTATTAAAGATACTGTGGGCGGCAAAGGGACGCTTCAATTTGGTACAGAAGTTGTCAGTGCTGAAGATGGATCGATTGCAGCGTTACTAGGTGCCTCACCAGGCGCATCAACTGCGGTTCACGTGATGCTTGAAATATTCAATAAATGTTTCCCGGATCATGTGAATGAGTGGGAACCGAAACTTAAGGAAATGATTCCTTCATACGGCGTGTCACTCGGGCAAAACCCGAAGTTGCTGGAAGAGATTCATGATATGACAGCTGAGACGTTGGGTTTGAAGGAAGCAGCTTCGGAGGAAGAAACTAGGGTTAAAGTTACGAATTGA
- a CDS encoding ECF transporter S component, producing the protein MKATTAGYSNLRTFDLIITAMLIALVFVATLTLNIRLPIAANGGLVHLGTGMLFIASILFGPKKGALAGAIGMGLFDLVSGWTLWAPFTIVARGLQGYIVGKIAWSNGRKGSSMSFNLLAAIVSIPVMLAVYFLCERVLFGSWIIPVASIPGNLVQNVVGIIIALPVCVLLKKVSVFK; encoded by the coding sequence ATGAAAGCAACAACAGCGGGTTATTCGAATTTACGGACTTTTGATCTTATTATTACAGCAATGTTAATTGCGCTTGTATTTGTTGCAACGCTTACGTTAAATATCAGACTGCCAATCGCGGCAAATGGCGGGTTGGTGCATCTTGGAACGGGCATGCTTTTTATCGCGTCGATTTTATTCGGACCTAAAAAAGGTGCGCTTGCCGGTGCGATCGGCATGGGGTTATTCGACTTGGTATCTGGTTGGACATTATGGGCGCCTTTCACCATTGTGGCTCGCGGATTGCAAGGGTATATCGTTGGGAAAATTGCTTGGTCGAACGGTCGTAAGGGAAGCAGTATGTCTTTCAATCTGCTAGCTGCCATCGTATCGATTCCAGTTATGTTAGCGGTTTACTTTCTTTGTGAACGGGTTCTTTTTGGGAGTTGGATTATCCCTGTTGCATCTATTCCTGGAAACTTAGTTCAAAACGTTGTAGGCATTATCATAGCGCTACCGGTTTGTGTTTTATTGAAAAAAGTTTCTGTTTTTAAATAA
- a CDS encoding nucleoside 2-deoxyribosyltransferase, translating to MYRVYLASPFFNEKEIEIVNQVEDILIGKGLNVFSPMKNQYDHLEAGGRQWSIETFRNDVKFIDWSEIVVGIYHGMYSDSGTAWELGYAYGSNKPVILVHVDEISSNLMVHEGAHANLTLEQLKDYDFTKLPSSFYTGEMF from the coding sequence ATGTATCGAGTTTATTTGGCAAGTCCTTTTTTCAACGAAAAGGAAATTGAAATCGTTAATCAGGTTGAGGATATTTTAATTGGAAAAGGACTGAATGTTTTTTCACCAATGAAAAACCAATATGATCATCTAGAGGCGGGCGGACGACAGTGGTCCATCGAGACTTTTCGGAATGATGTTAAATTCATTGATTGGTCGGAAATCGTGGTGGGAATCTATCACGGAATGTACTCGGACAGCGGTACGGCTTGGGAGCTTGGGTACGCGTATGGCTCCAATAAACCAGTCATTCTTGTTCACGTCGATGAAATCAGCAGCAACTTGATGGTGCATGAAGGTGCGCACGCAAACTTAACGCTTGAACAACTTAAAGACTATGACTTCACCAAACTGCCGAGTTCTTTTTATACAGGTGAAATGTTCTAA
- a CDS encoding CBS domain-containing protein: MYIGDLLLKRIAVATVNSDKTVAEALAKINDSGYRSVPVVDADDTYRGMIYKMDLLEYLLEKNGDENESISHLVKHQDIHLDENVSFLNALLEIKALPFISIVKDGKLTGILTHNQVESVLEDAFGLKTGGINMTVASSESSSTLERLTKTLRGEHIEGLFTLDNGSVLARRVVVTLRGDKTDEELEKLQNKLDKNGFTILQTNRIEKQW, encoded by the coding sequence ATGTATATTGGGGATTTATTGTTAAAAAGAATTGCTGTAGCGACTGTGAACAGCGATAAAACGGTTGCGGAAGCATTGGCTAAGATCAATGACAGTGGTTATAGATCCGTGCCTGTCGTGGATGCGGATGATACTTATAGAGGTATGATTTATAAAATGGACCTGCTCGAATATCTTCTCGAGAAAAACGGTGACGAAAATGAATCAATCAGTCACTTAGTGAAACATCAAGATATTCATCTAGACGAGAACGTCTCGTTCTTAAATGCGCTACTTGAAATTAAAGCATTGCCGTTCATCAGCATCGTGAAAGACGGAAAGCTGACAGGGATACTTACGCACAATCAAGTTGAAAGCGTCTTAGAAGATGCATTCGGTCTGAAAACGGGCGGCATCAATATGACAGTCGCATCCTCGGAATCGTCAAGCACGCTAGAGAGATTGACCAAAACGTTGCGCGGTGAGCATATCGAAGGATTATTCACACTAGACAACGGTTCAGTACTCGCTAGACGAGTCGTCGTTACACTCAGAGGCGATAAAACTGATGAGGAACTCGAGAAATTGCAAAACAAGCTGGACAAAAACGGGTTCACGATCTTACAAACGAATCGAATTGAGAAGCAATGGTGA